CCTTTTTGTAATCTCCGATAATCGTTTTTGCCGTCTCTGTCCGGCCTGCGCCTACCAGTCCCGCAAACCCTAATATTTCTCCACGGTGGAGTTCAAAAGAGACATCCTTGACCAGATCCTTATAATTCAAATTCTGGACAGAAAGGAGAACATCATTCATATCAATATTCGGATTGTCAATTTTCTCAAAGCTTACTTTCCGCCCAACCATCATTTCGGTCAGCTCATCTTCGGAAGTATCTTTGATGTTAACAGTTCCTACATATTCTCCGTCACGCATAACCGTACATACGTCGCCGATCTCAAAGAGCTCGCTCATACGATGGGAAATGTAGATAATTCCTATCCCCTGCTTCTTCAGTTCTCTTACAATGTCAAAAAGCATTTCTGTCTCTTTGTCCGTGATCGCCGCCGTCGGCTCGTCGAGAACCAGAAGCTTTACATCATTAGAGATCGCTTTGGCAATCTCTACCATCTGCTTTTTGGCAACGCTCAAAGAAGAAATCAGGGTACGTGGATTCTCATTTAATCCTACTTTATCCATATACTCTTTCGCTTCTCTGATCTCTCTGCCGTGATCCACCACGCCGCCTTTTACGTATTCTTTTCCGAGAAAGATATTCTCATAGATGGACATCTCCGGCACCAGGTTGAATTCCTGATAGATCACGCTGACTCCGGCTTTGATCACATCTCCAGGCGTCATTGGCGGCAATTCTTTTCCATCCAGATGAATGGTTCCCCCTTCTCTGGAATAAGCGCCGGAGAGAATTTTGATCAACGTAGATTTGCCCGCTCCGTTTTCTCCGAGCAAAATGTGTACCTGGCCTTTTTCAACCGTTAGTTTTACATTATCAAGGACTTTTACTCCGAAGAAACTTTTCGTAATGTCTTTCATCTCCAGTATGGTTTCTGCCATTCTTTAATCCCTCCTTTCTGGAATCACCTCTTCTGTCTTATAAGATCTCCCGATCATTTCACGAATATCCGTCAGGGTAAGTTCCGGACACATATATTTCAACTGTACGCCCAGATTCCCCATGGAGGTGCTTTCCCCGTAGCAGACGACGATTGGTTTCCCGATATACTCCGCCATCAGCCGCAGTAAGATCCTGCTTGCGGATCCGCCTCCAACAATGTATATTTTCTCAAATTTCTTACCGGTAATATCCTCAATGTTACGAAATGTCTCCGCATACGTCTGCGCCAGAGATTCGTAAAATGTCCGGAACAGAATATCCCAGCGAAGGTCCCCCGAGACTTGCCCGGATGTTTCAAGATAGTTCCAGACAGCTTTTGACATGCTGCGCGGGTTAAAGAATGCCATATCATTCAAGTCGATCCGCGGAGTTTCTTTACAATTCTCCGCCAACTCGGAGATTTCTTTCCACTCCGCTTTTCGGCCTTTCTCAAATTCATATTCTTTCTTTAGGTTGTTGACTATAAACATTCCGGCGCTGTTCTTCAGCATAGTTATCTTCCCGAATGCTCCAACTTCATTTGTAAGAGATGCGGCGATCACCTGATCATTCATCAGTGGTTCGTCAAGTTCTGTTCCGATCAGCGACCAGGTACCGCAGCTGACAAACCCAAAATTCTTCTCCTGGGCCGGAATCGCTGCCACTGCCGACGCCGTATCGTGAGAAGGAACACAAACCACCGGAATCTCATAGTCTGCTCCGATCTCCTGCAAAATATCTGCCCGGACATTGCCAATCTTCTCTCCATGAACGCCGATCCTCGCGAAAAGATCTTCTGAAACACCTGCCCAGCGACACGTATCCCCGCTGATTTTTCTTGTTCTCGCATCCATCAGCTGAGTGGTGCTCAACTCAGAGGGTTCATTCACCATTTGCCCTGTCAAAAAGTAATTCAGAATATCCGGGACCATCAGACATTTATCCGCGATTGAGAAAATCTGCGGAAACTTCTCTTTCATCCCTGAAAGCATATAGACTGAATTAATTTTATCGCAGAGGATCCCAGTCTCATAAAACCGTTCCTTTCTTTCCTCCTCTGACAGCTTTGATAAAACTTCTTCGCCGATCGTGTTGCGGTAACACAGTGGATTGGACAACATATTCCCGTCACGGTCAAACAATGCGAAATCCACGCCCCAGGTACAGATTCCAATGGAATCAATATGGTGTCCCTGAGAAATGATCAGCTTGAGCGCGGCTTTGAACTCCTTTAAGATATTCAACATATCCCAGTAATCATACTCTCCGATACGGATCATTCCATTGGGAACCTGCGTCACAACTGTACTCTCAATCTTTCCGTCACGATATTGTCCCAAAACAACACGGAAGGAAGAATTCCCACAATCCAGCGCGACCATCGTACTTTCCTTCTTCATAACGCCCTCCCTGCTATTGTATTGAAATTTTTATCCGATATTTTTGTTCATACTCCTTCAGAAAATATAAATCCTGTACTTTCAGAGACTTCATATCCCCCATTTCATAAGTTCTCCCCAGGCCCTGATATTTGGGGAGTCCCAGCCTGTGATAAGGAAGGAACACCACCTCCGACACAGTTTCTAAAGATTCCGCGAATCCAAGGAACTTTTCAACTGCTTCCTGTTCATCGTTACACCCGGGAATATAAGGATATCGGATATATAATTTCCCATTAAAATGTTTATCCAGCCATTGGATGTTCTCCAGGATCTGTTCATTCCCCAGTCCAGTCAGTTCCTTGTGCCGTTCTGCTGAAAAATGTTTGTAATCACAGAAAATGATATCAACATCATCTATCACATCCTGAATATTTCGAAGAGGTACCTGTCCGCATGTCTCAATCAGAACTGTCCAGCCTTTTTCATGGATCTTCCTTGCGCATTCCCGTATAAAAGACGGATAAAGCAGGGGTTCTCCTCCGCTGAACGTAATTCCTCCGCCGGACTCTTCATAGTAAACTGCATCCTTTTCCAGGATCTCCATCAGTTCATCTGAGGTATAGTCTTCTCCCTGCAGGACTCTGGCTTCCTGATAACAGGCATCGATGCATTTCCCACACAGCGTACATTTCTCCGGATCACTGATCATCCCAAATTCTGGCATATAAACAATAGCGTTGCTGGGGCAGGCCGACTGGCACCGCCCACAGCCA
This window of the Massilistercora timonensis genome carries:
- a CDS encoding sugar ABC transporter ATP-binding protein; the protein is MAETILEMKDITKSFFGVKVLDNVKLTVEKGQVHILLGENGAGKSTLIKILSGAYSREGGTIHLDGKELPPMTPGDVIKAGVSVIYQEFNLVPEMSIYENIFLGKEYVKGGVVDHGREIREAKEYMDKVGLNENPRTLISSLSVAKKQMVEIAKAISNDVKLLVLDEPTAAITDKETEMLFDIVRELKKQGIGIIYISHRMSELFEIGDVCTVMRDGEYVGTVNIKDTSEDELTEMMVGRKVSFEKIDNPNIDMNDVLLSVQNLNYKDLVKDVSFELHRGEILGFAGLVGAGRTETAKTIIGDYKKDSGTVIFKGKEMGTDLAKNINDGIVYLSEDRKDEGLILMHSVAENIGLPNLRKLCQPFLNRRKQKEVARNYIKDLKIKTYSELVDAKSLSGGNQQKVVIAKWLYSDADVYIFDEPTRGIDVGARDEIYNIMYDLIQKKAAIIMISSDLVEVLKMSDRVAVMGDGRVRAILENDGNLTQQDILRIELEEV
- a CDS encoding rhamnulokinase family protein, giving the protein MKKESTMVALDCGNSSFRVVLGQYRDGKIESTVVTQVPNGMIRIGEYDYWDMLNILKEFKAALKLIISQGHHIDSIGICTWGVDFALFDRDGNMLSNPLCYRNTIGEEVLSKLSEEERKERFYETGILCDKINSVYMLSGMKEKFPQIFSIADKCLMVPDILNYFLTGQMVNEPSELSTTQLMDARTRKISGDTCRWAGVSEDLFARIGVHGEKIGNVRADILQEIGADYEIPVVCVPSHDTASAVAAIPAQEKNFGFVSCGTWSLIGTELDEPLMNDQVIAASLTNEVGAFGKITMLKNSAGMFIVNNLKKEYEFEKGRKAEWKEISELAENCKETPRIDLNDMAFFNPRSMSKAVWNYLETSGQVSGDLRWDILFRTFYESLAQTYAETFRNIEDITGKKFEKIYIVGGGSASRILLRLMAEYIGKPIVVCYGESTSMGNLGVQLKYMCPELTLTDIREMIGRSYKTEEVIPERRD
- a CDS encoding glycyl-radical enzyme activating protein; its protein translation is METARIFNIERCSTEDGPGIRTTVFLKGCQLRCRWCANPESQEKRRQILFKAVKCIGCGRCQSACPSNAIVYMPEFGMISDPEKCTLCGKCIDACYQEARVLQGEDYTSDELMEILEKDAVYYEESGGGITFSGGEPLLYPSFIRECARKIHEKGWTVLIETCGQVPLRNIQDVIDDVDIIFCDYKHFSAERHKELTGLGNEQILENIQWLDKHFNGKLYIRYPYIPGCNDEQEAVEKFLGFAESLETVSEVVFLPYHRLGLPKYQGLGRTYEMGDMKSLKVQDLYFLKEYEQKYRIKISIQ